Proteins co-encoded in one Yamadazyma tenuis chromosome 1, complete sequence genomic window:
- a CDS encoding uncharacterized protein (COG:S; EggNog:ENOG503NVKD) — protein sequence MLLINIFFLGLAIAVNATQYFECQIEDPIQSIESFYAISHCESIKGNLVIEDLDVPIIEFKRLREINGDLIIRNSPELVRVESPILGKISGSLKMNELTSLSLISFPSLKSVTGLDWRVIPLLSNVRFSSEISDVQDIIISDTSLTGFSGFRAEQLQTLDINNNRFLEVLNSNVENINGMLHIASNAKSLKLNIPKLRSVNNVSINDVEELDLSALTEVKESMSIYNNNFEELKLPNLERVGGTLSITKNSQLSTIELDNLEEINGGLMIINNTQIQKIEFLANLTKIDGGVELVGNFEAMYFNSLKLVKGSAKIKSSNSKFDCNKVIRDQLSLAFRGGKIDCSIVNGAERHNSLDDQEYSLKQKTSNAVKVLAKGWVHLLTFLWFL from the coding sequence ATGTTATTAATCAATATATTTTTCTTGGGGTTGGCTATTGCTGTCAATGCTACACAGTACTTTGAGTGTCAAATTGAAGACCCCATCCAGTCCATCGAGCTGTTTTATGCCATCTCCCACTGTGAGCTGATCAAAGGAAACCTTGTAATCGAGGATTTAGATGTCCCCATTATTGAATTTAAACGGTTGCGGGAAATCAACGGCGACTTGATTATCAGAAACTCTCCTGAGTTGGTTAGAGTCGAGTCCCCTATCTTGGGAAAGATATCTGGCAGCCTCAAAATGAACGAGTTGACATCTTTGTCATTAATCTCATTCCCCAGTTTAAAGTCCGTGACAGGACTTGACTGGAGAGTAATTCCACTTTTGTCAAATGTCAGGTTCAGCAGCGAAATCTCTGATGTTCAAgacatcatcatcagtgACACCTCGTTGACTGGCTTCTCGGGGTTTAGGGCCGAACAGTTGCAAACCTTGGATATCAACAATAACCGGTTTTTGGAGGTCTTGAACTCAAACGTTGAAAACATCAATGGTATGTTGCACATTGCTTCCAACGCAAAatccttgaagttgaacatccCCAAACTCCGCTCCGTCAATAACGTCAGCATCAACGACGTCGAAGAGCTCGACTTGTCCGCTTTGACTGAAGTCAAGGAGTCTATGAGCATATATAACAACAACTTCGAGGAGTTAAAGCttccaaacttggaaagagtTGGTGGTACTTTGTCAATTACCAAAAACAGCCAACTATCCACCATAGAGTTAGATaaccttgaagaaatcaatggcGGGTTGATGattatcaacaacacccagatccaaaagatcgagtttttggccaatttgaccaaaatTGATGGAGGCGTGGAGTTGGTGGGTAATTTTGAAGCTATGTACTTCAACAGCTTGAAACTTGTCAAAGGCTCAGCAAAAATCAAGTCTTCGAACTCCAAATTCGACTGTAACAAAGTCATCAGAGATCAGTTGAGTTTGGCATTCAGAGGAGGCAAGATCGATTGTTCTATCGTCAATGGTGCCGAGCGACACAACTCTTTAGACGACCAGGAGTACTCTCTCAAACAGAAAACATCGAATGCTGTGAAAGTACTTGCCAAAGGATGGGTCCACCTCCTTACTTTCCTTTGGTTTTTGTAG
- a CDS encoding uncharacterized protein (EggNog:ENOG503P2X2) has translation MALCSQAFNKSIKRSCSATDSGATTKKTCFNSYRFPGCTLASRAIDTDTTARGVSSSDDDENSDDEQLCYKLHQIKAKRRASSRISFSLNPNLELSKFISKYSDEDEDGENHSPKNRSESDFRPYSSPPVPVEEQECDFKLVQVPKADKVSRSKCFEYLVGAIDEAWARYCDATSCIEDEVFYSDDNNNRREISQYMKGPRGASTTNAGSSYYYNNGNNTNNDDASDDHGRTLKDSDYEYDDEELEDDKSEIIDNYSVNSTDLTDMSDHYDQKSKVLANYRNNQLLSIKRSNSNKSTNQYQKMKDRLTKAKYYLQDLVDSDDYQDIQNFWNRWDMIKYATIELVEDDDDDEVIESTIDDLEAVAADLQIETVHAVQCDTTAQAGDLVSVHYSGFLEDGTKFDSSYDRNSPLSFKLGSGQVIKGWDQGIVGMCPGEKRKLTIPPELGYGSRGIGPIPANAVLIFDTELVDIAGLPKDEL, from the exons ATGGCTTTGTGTTCGCAGgccttcaacaagtcgaTCAAGAGAAGCTGTTCCGCGACCGACCTGGGTGCtaccaccaagaaaaccTGTTTTAACAGTTACCGTTTTCCTGGATGCACCCTTGCGTCCCGCGCCATTGACACCGATACCACCGCCCGTGGCGTGTCGAGCTCTGACGATGACGAAAACTCTGACGACGAGCAGTTGTGCTACAAATTGCACCAGATCAAAGCCAAGAGAAGAGCCAGCTCCAGAATCTCGTTCTCGTTGAACCCAAACTTGGAgttgtccaagttcatttccaagtatagcgacgaagatgaagatggtgaGAATCACTCGCCCAAGAATCGCCTGGAGTCAGACTTTAGACCTTACTCATCTCCTCCAGTTCCggttgaagaacaagaatgTGACTTTAAACTCGTCCAGGTTCCGAAGGCCGACAAGGTTTCGCGGTCCAAGTGCTTTGAGTACTTGGTAGGTGCCATTGACGAGGCGTGGGCCAGATACTGTGATGCCACTTCAtgtattgaagatgaggttTTCTACAGTGATgacaacaacaacagaaGAGAGATCTCCCAGTACATGAAGGGACCTCGTGGTGCCAGCACGACGAATGCTGGTTCCAGTTATTATTACAATAACGGTAATAATACAAATAATGATGATGCTAGTGATGACCATGGCAGAACCCTTAAGGATTCGGATTATGAgtatgatgatgaggaacttgaagacgatAAGAGTGAGATTATCGACAATTACTCGGTCAATTCTACCGACTTGACCGACATGTCGGACCACTACGATCAAAAGTCCAAAGTGTTGGCTAACTACAGAAATAACCAACTTTTATCCATCAAGAGATCTAACTCTAAtaaatccacaaaccaaTATCAAAAGATGAAGGATCGCTTGACCAAAGCCAAGTACTATTTACAGGACTTGGTGGATTCCGACGACTATCAAGATATCCAAAACTTTTGGAATCGGTGGGATATGATCAAGTATGCCACCAttgaattggttgaagatgatgacgacgacgaagTCATCGAGTCCACCATCGACGACCTCGAAGCAG TCGCTGCCGACCTCCAGATTG AAACCGTTCACGCTGTGCAATGTGATACTACTGCTCAGGCTGGCGATTTGGTGTCGGTTCATTACTCTGGTTTCTTGGAGGATGGAACCAAGTTCGACTCTTCATATGACAGGAACTCACCCTTGTCATTCAAGTTGGGCTCTGGTCAGGTGATCAAGGGCTGGGATCAAGGAATTGTGGGTATGTGTCCTGGagagaagagaaagttGACGATTCCACCAGAGTTGGGCTACGGCTCCAGAGGAATTGGTCCTATTCCCGCCAATGCAGTGTTGATATTCGATACCGAGTTGGTCGATATTGCTGGTTTGCCAAAGGACGAGTTGTAG
- a CDS encoding uncharacterized protein (EggNog:ENOG503P2CC; COG:S) — translation MLNYLIKSFLNRFFKLEYNFTVDDPYYEQVPINPQKNRFKKTPRRLPDNLSANDERLLKKFKTRAHRYDMAFSFIGVPFGTATIFQLVPVAGTIYTTYNSLQLLWLTRSFTNGFPIDLFLMCLLNILVDLLIGLIPIVGDLINIGFKANSRNYAIVRRHLFQISDYNNGIISKAAIRSNFVNNRFNWFKENEPVELKSLAAPLSITDP, via the exons ATGTTGAACTACTTGATAAAATCATTTTTGAACcgtttcttcaagttagAATATAACTTCACGGTGGATGACCCCTACTATGAACAGGTCCCCATCAACCCCCAAAAAAATCGATTTAAAAAAACTCCCAGACGCTTGCCTGACAACTTATCTGCCAATGATGAGAGGCTCCTTAAGAAATTCAAGACAAGAGCCCACCGGTACGACATGGCGTTCTCATTTATCGGGGTTCCTTTTGGAACCGCCACCATTTTCCAGCTAGTGCCGGTTGCTGGAACAATTTACACCACCTACAATTCACTCCAACTACTTTGGCTCACCAGAAGCTTTACAAACGGGTTTCCGATCGACTTGTTTCTTATgtgtttgttgaacatTTTGGTAGATTTACTCATTGGATTGATACCTATTGTGGGAGATCTCATCAATATCGGATTCAAGGCCAACCTGAGAAACTATGCTATTGTCAGACGCCATTTGTTCCAAATAAGCGACTATAATAATGGGATCATTTCCAAAGCCGCTATTCGATCTAATTTCGTGAACAATCggttcaattggttcaaggAGAATGAGCCGGTtgagttgaagagtttgGCAGCGCCATTGTCGA TCACAGATCCGTGA
- the AKR1 gene encoding palmitoyltransferase akr1 (EggNog:ENOG503NVTK; COG:S) has translation MAESQELNLVELQTIQSSAVSASSINSTQAIAEVDRDKLNDNESTQLPTEQELKPELAQFMTACQQGNLHLVKEAIESKHVTSGETFTDGITGLHWAAINNRMETVKYFVENTDIDVNVFGGELQATPLHWACRNGLVNMVNYLVNHGADPTLRDSQAYNALHLSVHSSNIMLVIYILYKCCGSNGSIYVDETDSSNRTSLHWACYQGDILTVQALLKFGADVNKVDDGLFVPLHWSFMKAYKPLLKVLVEHGSDLFAKNDQGKSSFDVARDMNCLDLWVKALNELNRHEKDNWQVSKSLFGDKTSKLIVFFTPYVVLPIMFKINSFNHGFMIPKLFLTGLMMVPIAYVLKNFVIKGIVPDRSLLKSPLSSGIFSGTLFWAILSFCFEVFPIVAFKSFRLFIHSLLLAACIVVISYSFYKSMVLNPGLVPITTDQTKIMAQIHELIKINRFNPDNFCVNMLVRKPLRSKYSHYNKRLIARFDHFCPWVYNEIGVRNHKIFIFFIYSLNLGIFLYSTLVLSYFKYAKPQLETRDGYDSDDEGECLFFDDEMCKGFINFNFTFNLMVWCCFQFVWVSFLSLTQTFQIVKGLTTYEFATLSSPGSLGEPKNPFKVCLKLLGIDQFMLSAKMSIMSLLNRNVDDFQNIESDIPSDYGVKQNWLDFWVLGDIKFRNVFYLPLEGENNLNGQLVDYYTLYDYPSKSPSQLA, from the coding sequence ATGGCAGAATCCCAAGAACTCAATTTGGTGGAGCTACAAACTATCCAGAGCAGCGCCGTTTCTGCCAGCTCTATAAACTCCACGCAAGCCATTGCTGAAGTGGACCGAGATAAGTTGAATGACAATGAGAGTACTCAACTTCCCACCGAGCAGGAACTAAAGCCTGAACTCGCCCAGTTTATGACTGCTTGCCAACAAGGTAATCTTCATCTTGTCAAAGAAGCGATCGAGTCGAAACATGTCACGAGTGGTGAAACCTTTACCGATGGAATTACCGGGTTGCATTGGGCCGCTATCAACAATCGAATGGAAACTGTAAAGTATTTTGTGGAGAACACTGACATCGATGTGAATGTGTTTGGAGGTGAGCTACAAGCAACTCCGCTTCACTGGGCATGTAGGAATGGGTTGGTGAACATGGTGAACTACTTAGTCAACCATGGGGCTGACCCTACCTTAAGGGATTCTCAAGCATACAATGCGTTGCACTTATCGGTGCACAGTTCCAATATCATGTTGGTGATATACATACTTTACAAGTGCTGTGGGTCCAACGGCAGCATCTATGTTGACGAAACCGACAGCTCGAACAGGACCAGTTTGCACTGGGCCTGTTACCAAGGAGACATTTTGACGGTTCAAGCATTGCTCAAGTTTGGTGCTGATGTAAATAAAGTTGACGACGGATTATTTGTACCCTTACACTGGTCATTCATGAAGGCATACAAGCCGTTGTTGAAGGTTCTTGTAGAACATGGTCTGGATCTTTTCGCTAAAAATGATCAGGGTAAGAGCTCGTTTGATGTTGCAAGAGATATGAACTGTTTGGATCTTTGGGTTAAAGCGTTGAACGAATTGAACCGGCACGAGAAGGACAATTGGCAGGTACTGAAGTCTTTATTTGGAGATAAAACCAGTAAGCTTATTGTCTTTTTCACTCCTTACGTGGTTTTGCCAATCatgttcaaaatcaactccttcaatCATGGATTTATGATTCCAAAGCTCTTCCTCACCGGCTTGATGATGGTTCCCATCGCGTatgttttgaagaacttcgTCATCAAAGGGATTGTTCCTGATCGGTCGTTGCTAAAGTCACCTTTACTGAGCGGAATCTTTTCAGGAACGTTGTTTTGGGCGATTTTGCTGTTCTGCTTCGAGGTGTTTCCGATAGTAGCATTCAAGAGCTTTCGATTGTTTATTCATTCACTCCTTTTGGCTGCATGCATCGTGGTGATATCATACTCATTCTATAAATCCATGGTATTAAACCCCGGCTTGGTGCCCATCACCACTGACCAGACCAAGATCATGGCCCAGATCCAcgaattgatcaaaatcaatagGTTCAATCCAGACAACTTTTGTGTCAACATGTTGGTAAGAAAACCATTGAGATCCAAATACAGTCACTATAACAAGCGATTGATTGCCCGATTTGACCATTTTTGCCCTTGGGTGTACAACGAAATTGGTGTTAGAAACCATAAGATCTTTATATTTTTCATCTACTCGTTGAATTTGGGGATCTTTTTATACTCGACTTTGGTGCTCAGCTACTTCAAGTACGCCAAACCTCAATTAGAAACCCGTGATGGCTATGATTCTGACGATGAAGGCGAATGTTTATTCTTTGATGACGAGATGTGCAAAggtttcatcaacttcaacttcaccttcaacttgatggtttGGTGTTGCTTCCAGTTCGTGTGGGTATCATTCTTATCGTTAACCCAGACGTTTCAGATCGTAAAAGGTTTAACCACCTACGAATTTGCTACGTTATCATCACCTGGATCACTTGGGGAACCAAAGAACCCTTTCAAAGTATGcctcaaacttcttggaatTGACCAGTTCATGTTATCAGCAAAAATGAGTATCATGTCGTTGCTTAATAGGAATGTAGATGATTTCCAGAATATCGAATCAGATATTCCGTCCGATTATGGAGTCAAACAGAACTGGCTAGATTTTTGGGTTCTTGGAGACATCAAGTTTCGGAACGTGTTCTACTTACCACTTGAAGGAGAGAACAATTTGAACGGACAGTTGGTTGACTACTATACGCTTTATGACTACCCTAGCAAAAGCCCTAGCCAACTAGCTTAA
- the REX3 gene encoding RNA exonuclease 3 (COG:L; EggNog:ENOG503NZ08) → MFKLNDNHFSKVNCPNHRAGHTCDILNCLFRHPEPASGATKRSINDEETGFSDNKRQNVSTSDDVLVILPRPVTHIEIPRPERVVNIKRIANTLTTATPQRDAIAKELEIAGQSESHDQYTQKVDLLLNPDKPVPQDPEFVLPKHMISPPATIQVRKQNILELVKAITQMNPTFETPKLKAIDLEFSIASSTSKHTYMHSIKRKIYEIKNPAKLQTRTKELTDDDWYRELAALVISLDTLKKYGYITEPPEPQTPAATQKCRRCGHEFELAKQMTPIHCAYHSGKSAKRDRKRVYGCCGAEVGDNESSPCTSSSHHVFGWETAGEKHHFLPFQYTHDIYKPSPTAYKAIGIDCEMGYTTQGFELLRITAMDFFSGEEVLDVLVKPLGEVVDLNTRWSGIAEIKADALSFADSVRTVGEIMDPNTILIGHGLENDLNAMRLIHHRVVDTAILYPKLQTSPTFRFPLKYLTFKYLGRKIQGGEHDSGEDALAAIDVVKYFIKKDYR, encoded by the coding sequence ATGTTTAAACTCAATGACAATCACTTCAGTAAAGTCAACTGCCCGAACCATCGAGCTGGTCACACGTGCGATATCCTCAACTGTCTTTTCCGCCATCCGGAACCCGCGTCAGGCGCTACAAAACGATCCATAAATGACGAAGAAACGGGTTTTAGTGACAACAAACGTCAAAACGTATCCACCTCCGACGATGTGCTCGTGATATTACCCCGACCAGTTACCCACATTGAAATCCCGCGTCCCGAACGAGTCGTCAATATCAAACGTATTGCTAACACCCTCACCACCGCAACTCCACAAAGAGATGCCATTGCTAAAGAACTCGAGATTGCAGGCCAGTCCGAGTCACATGATCAGTACACCCAGAAAgttgacttgttgttgaacccCGACAAACCAGTTCCACAGGACCCCGAATTTGTGCTTCCCAAGCATATGATATCACCTCCAGCAACCATTCAGGTCCGCAAACAGAACattttggagttggtgaaagCCATCACCCAGATGAACCCGACATTCGAGACCCCTAAACTCAAGGCCATCGACCTTGAGTTTAGTATCGCATCGTCCACATCGAAGCACACGTATATGCACAGCATCAAGCGGAAGATATATGAGATCAAGAATCCTGCGAAGTTGCAAACACGCACCAAGGAATTAACGGATGACGACTGGTATCGAGAGCTTGCAGCCCTTGTGATCTCACTCGACACCCTCAAGAAGTACGGATACATCACTGAACCTCCCgaaccacaaacacctgCTGCTACACAAAAGTGTAGAAGGTGCGGGCATGAGTTTGAACTCGCCAAACAGATGACACCCATCCACTGTGCGTACCACTCGGGGAAGTCTGCCAAGCGAGATAGGAAACGGGTGTACGGGTGCTGTGGTGCCGAGGTGGGAGATAATGAGAGCTCACCGTGTACATCGTCGAGCCACCATGTTTTTGGGTGGGAAACCGCCGGTGAGAAGCACCATTTCTTACCATTCCAATACACCCACGATATTTACAAACCTAGTCCCACCGCGTATAAAGCCATTGGGATCGACTGTGAGATGGGCTACACGACTCAGGGGTTCGAGCTTTTGCGGATCACTGCCATGGATTTTTTTTCGGGTGAAGAAGTATTGGATGTGCTCGTCAAGCCGCTTGGGGAGGTGGTGGATTTAAACACCAGATGGTCAGGAATCGCCGAAATCAAGGCCGATGCTCTTAGTTTCGCCGATCTGGTCAGAACCGTGGGTGAGATAATGGATCCCAACACGATCTTGATCGGACATGGGCTTGAAAATGATTTGAATGCCATGAGGCTCATCCACCATCGAGTGGTGGACACAGCTATTTTGTATCCCAAGCTCCAGACGCTGCCCACGTTTCGGTTCCCCCTCAAGTACCTCactttcaagtacttgggaCGTAAGATCCAGGGCGGTGAACATGATAGTGGTGAAGATGCGTTGGCAGCCATTGACGTGGTTAAATACTTTATCAAGAAGGACTATAGGTAA
- a CDS encoding mannose-1-phosphate guanylyltransferase (COG:G,M,O; EggNog:ENOG503NTWK): MAYSVVILVGGETTGTRFRPLSINTPKTLFPIASKSLISRIIDKLMSHLHHSISQVFLLGFFKDSAVFENYSHKLAGKYPTVVFEYLSEANSKGTAGGLYQYRDKILTPESEGLIFVHGDVFCNYPFEMMFDQHIQQRSGVMVLGVNPLLIPDFFRKYLNIQADDPVASEKNSILSCFGTIISKKASDSVMHYVEKPSSEFCVQFDSEYDVLINGGIYMFSKDVILNLLEVAHIRKETEEVTGKGDNISLEMDILRWLPHQTYSFDVFKHQDYWYNLKTPLSALLANSAFSRNSNGWNDEADQLDLEYTNPYVTIGKNATIGRNVKIGNGVKIENAIIGDNVIIGDNSYVTNAIIDSSVVIGPWCRIEGSINNSTIWNDIKHSHSAGNIQNIHNLVVLCENTHVSEGVFVFNSIVLPHKELSCDIKYEIVM; this comes from the coding sequence ATGGCGTACAGCgtggtgattttggtgggCGGTGAAACCACAGGAACAAGATTCCGGCCGTTATCAATAAACACCCCAAAAACCCTTTTTCCGATTGCCAGTAAACTGCTTATTTCACGTATCATCGATAAGTTGATGTCACACCTTCACCACTCCATTTCACAAGTGTTTTTGTTAGGGTTTTTCAAGGACTCGGCTGTATTTGAGAACTACAGTCACAAACTCGCGGGAAAATACCCAACTGTGGTGTTTGAGTACTTGTCGGAGGCCAATTCCAAAGGTACTGCTGGAGGATTGTACCAGTATCGagacaagatcttgaccCCCGAATCTGAAGGATTGATCTTTGTGCACGGTGATGTGTTCTGCAATTATCCATTCGAAATGATGTTTGATCAGCACATCCAACAGCGCCTGGGGGTGATGGTTTTGGGGGTCAATCCACTCTTGATCCCGGATTTCTTTAGAAAATACTTGAATATCCAGGCAGATGACCCAGTTGCCCTGGAGAAAAACAGCATTCTTTCGTGTTTTGGAACTATCATCTCAAAGAAAGCATCGGATTCAGTGATGCACTATGTGGAGAAGCCTTCTAGTGAGTTTTGTGTGCAATTCGACAGTGAGTACGATGTGTTGATCAATGGGGGTATCTACATGTTTAGCAAAGATGtcattttgaatttgttaGAGGTGGCGCACATAAGGAAAGAAACAGAGGAGGTCACCGGCAAAGGAGATAACATTTCGTTGGAGATGGATATTTTGAGATGGTTGCCACATCAAACTTATTCGTTTGATGTGTTCAAACATCAGGATTATTGGTACAATTTGAAGACACCTTTGTCAGCGTTATTGGCCAACAGCGCCTTTTCGAGAAATTCAAATGGCTGGAATGATGAAGctgaccaacttgatcttgagtACACTAATCCGTATGTCACCATTGGTAAGAATGCTACTATTGGCCGTAACGTGAAAATTGGCAATGGAGTCAAAATCGAAAACGCCATCATTGGAGACAACGTTATCATTGGCGACAACAGCTATGTTACAAATGCAATCATCGACTCATCGGTGGTAATTGGTCCCTGGTGCCGGATCGAAGGCTCgatcaacaactccacCATCTGGAATGATATAAAGCATTCTCACTCAGCCGGTAACATCCAGAATATCCACAACTTGGTGGTCTTATGTGAGAACACACACGTGTCTGAAggtgtgtttgtgtttaaTTCCATCGTATTGCCCCACAAAGAGCTCAGTTGTGACATCAAGTATGAGATAGTTATGTAA
- a CDS encoding uncharacterized protein (EggNog:ENOG503PVDJ): MNSKFLQLSVLLFSLFGTSVSFQWYLQEHPILVVNALRYDKSIIFQRLQNSFEKMYHLPDYAHAKLYIGDKDTEKKCITGTEITFFVKGFEIVQKEYEASECRINLNPEYQVILSPTAGFSSFIHQYNDPLTKSVEMNLMKKFSGSKIPKIGEIKFYNFHALNSELECLVEYQEISQVKMKEWNLQVHVQEVIEVPESCGFQRFDKSFDGTFVEALEVNIPINGTFYCRNGRSSTCKKSTAEFSTPRYKLFRDQ, from the coding sequence ATGaactccaagtttttgCAGTTGTCAGTGTTGTTGTTCCTGTTATTCGGCACCAGTGTATCCTTCCAATGGTACTTACAAGAACATCCCATCTTGGTGGTCAATGCCCTACGCTACGACAAATCCATAATCTTCCAACGGTTACAAAACTCCTTCGAAAAAATGTACCACCTCCCCGATTACGCCCATGCCAAACTCTACATCGGAGATAAAGATACAGAGAAGAAGTGTATCACAGGAACCGAAATCACTTTTTTTGTCAAAGGGTTCGAAATTGTACAAAAAGAGTACGAAGCTTCCGAGTGCAGAATTAACTTGAACCCGGAATACCAAGTGATTTTAAGTCCCACCGCTGGGTTTTCCCTGTTTATTCACCAATATAATGACCCATTAACTAAACTGGTAGAAATGAACctcatgaagaagtttctgGGGCTGAAAATTCCCAAAATTGGTGAAATCAAGTTTTACAATTTCCACGCATTGAACTCTGAACTCGAGTGTTTGGTAGAATACCAAGAGATTTCTCAAGTGAAAATGAAAGAATGGAACCTCCAAGTTCACGTCCAAGAAGTAATTGAAGTCCCTGAATCTTGCGGATTTCAACGGTTTGATAAGCTGTTTGATGGTACATTCGTGGAGGCACTTGAAGTAAACATCCCCATCAACGGAACATTCTACTGTCGAAATGGCCGGTCTTCGACGTGCAAGAAATCAACTGCTGAGTTTAGCACTCCCCGGTACAAGCTATTTCGGGATCAGTAA